The following coding sequences lie in one Arachis stenosperma cultivar V10309 chromosome 5, arast.V10309.gnm1.PFL2, whole genome shotgun sequence genomic window:
- the LOC130980356 gene encoding uncharacterized protein LOC130980356, whose protein sequence is MATNIWHAKWKQVEENDQEEDEDEELEALSLCDLPVNSIEQEDLPRKPPASQISETREAEFDFCSWGGPVEMCSADEVFFQGQMLPLCVSSKSTTSQRYGQKHEWLFESRSESMDHFSSSEFHSSSSRSSSLRSQNSCSSTSSTTITTRTTRTSNARREVRGHQFYTHHPSPKPQLKANITRQGSFGNNHGRKSSSAWDIFRLGVVPAPEIGLQDIKVRSTNNVNSKNYSNFNFNFNANVATTNNSVEMSNNISGKSKNVLKQFMNKGSGLFSGCKCSSIETVEADIAMIGGHTKKSNETEGTVHAMKEKVVEQKRQNSKVKQGKKGVPRHQQSFEWMKGLLNNTKYHDEEALLSSSS, encoded by the coding sequence ATGGCCACAAACATTTGGCATGCGAAATGGAAACAAGTGGAAGAAAACGATcaggaagaagatgaagatgaagaacTGGAAGCATTGTCACTTTGTGATCTTCCGGTGAATTCAATCGAACAAGAAGATCTGCCAAGAAAACCACCAGCTTCTCAGATAAGCGAAACTAGAGAAGCGGAATTCGATTTCTGCTCATGGGGTGGCCCGGTAGAAATGTGTTCAGCAGATGAAGTTTTCTTCCAAGGCCAAATGCTCCCATTGTGTGTCTCATCAAAATCCACCACTTCCCAGCGTTATGGCCAGAAACATGAGTGGCTATTTGAATCAAGGTCAGAATCCATGGACCATTTTTCTTCAAGCGAGTTTCATAGCAGTAGCAGTAGAAGCAGCAGTTTAAGAAGTCAAAACTCATGTAGTAGCACCAGCTCCACCACCATCaccacaagaacaacaagaacttCTAATGCTAGAAGAGAAGTTCGTGGTCATCAATTTTACACGCATCATCCAAGTCCCAAACCTCAGTTGAAAGCAAATATTACAAGACAAGGAAGCTTTGGTAATAATCATGGTAGAAAATCATCATCAGCATGGGATATTTTCCGTCTAGGTGTGGTTCCTGCACCTGAGATAGGTTTACAAGATATTAAGGTTCGTAGTACCAACAATGTTAATAGCAAAAATTATAGTaacttcaatttcaatttcaacgCTAATGTCGCCACTACCAATAATAGTGTTGAAATGAGTAACAACATTAGCGGAAAGAGCAAGAACGTTTTGAAGCAGTTTATGAACAAAGGTAGTGGTTTATTCAGTGGTTGTAAGTGCTCATCAATTGAAACGGTTGAGGCGGACATTGCTATGATTGGTGGTCACACAAAAAAGTCAAATGAGACAGAGGGCACAGTGCACGCCATGAAAGAAAAAGTGGTGGAACAAAAGAGGCAGAACAGTAAGGTAAAGCAGGGAAAGAAGGGTGTGCCACGTCATCAGCAAAGCTTTGAATGGATGAAGGGGCTTTTAAATAATACGAAGTATCACGATGAGGAGGCTTTGTTATCATCAAGCTCATGA